The following are encoded together in the Malaya genurostris strain Urasoe2022 chromosome 3, Malgen_1.1, whole genome shotgun sequence genome:
- the LOC131439592 gene encoding uncharacterized protein CG3556, producing the protein MAQRMKLNLFLNVAFLLLANSLGENTTTIPASTTISTFDTTQTTIAQILSSSFQQQQLASISTQSFPSYASTEAQTLSAGATSTPSIAATPMYALSTSSPLYISNYSTISQLPTYPSLAMTTKQDLLDPIPVDVEIGPGGPDQKESLGIQKAIDWLRERRLPDYSWGNDTHMVILAKELSGARDTGDNDNHLQEIADLEDMLSVKQMEIEVLTMVDRHHSMPKPVNTDRVAKYILAMGALCKDGRHFHGHDLVATLEHHEHDQGQEYEFALTALAICSSATHVRKRQIRRLLDVASGEVNNVDTIAMVLLALRCIVTDHRHRHLQHFVRRPAQGLASLQGPQGSFGSLRSTALAMQALQDLEPDPAGKWNRTAASEWLLSKQRSDGGWTEEPLKDGQEASIGVGLTADIILALGWKGLGAVRALQCDHVIRESNDNVYENGEPKLAVPVGLTSSVEEAEPRNVSYTYTLWVGTNETEEYCLDLTSPKNTTFFRAMKQAAEIDSRFAFEAREWPNGHYVHTLAGMKEEPKSYHYWLLYRLPEKPDAKSPPGNQLIAPLGVDELLVEDGEHYLYWYKKL; encoded by the exons ATGGCTCAACGAATGAAGCTCAACTTATTCCTAAATGTAGCCTTTCTTCTCCTGGCTAATTCCTTAGGAGAAAACACCACAACGATACCGGCCTCGACAACTATAAGCACATttgatacaactcaaacgaccaTAGCACAAATACTATCGTCGTCCTTTCAACAGCAACAACTGGCTTCTATATCAACTCAGTCCTTTCCCAGCTATGCTAGCACCGAAGCTCAAACCTTATCAGCCGGAGCAACCTCAACGCCCAGCATAGCTGCGACTCCGATGTACGCATTGTCTACATCGTCGCCTCTATACATATCAAACTACTCTACAATATCGCAGCTGCCGACGTATCCGTCTCTGGCAATGACGACTAAACAGGATTTGTTGGATCCGATACCAGTAGATGTTGAAATTGGTCCTGGAGGGCCTGATCAAAAAGAAAGTCTCGGCATACAGAAAGCGATTGACTGGTTACGCGAAAGACGATTGCCAGACTACAGTTGGGGAAACGATACGCACATGGTTATTCTAGCGAAAGAATTGTCCGGAGCCCGTGACACAGGGGATAATGACAATCACTTACAAGAAATAGCCGACTTGGAAGATATGTTGTCTGTTAAACAGATGGAAATCGAGGTATTAACTATGGTAGATCGACATCATTCAATGCCGAAACCTGTGAATACTGATAGAGTGGCAAAGTATATCCTGGCAATGGGAGCTCTATGTAAAGACGGGCGTCATTTTCATGGCCACGATCTAGTAGCCACTTTAGAGCATCACGAGCATGATCAAGGACAGGAATATGAATTTGCATTAACTGCTTTAGCCATATGTAGCTCAGCTACCCATGTACGTAAAAGACAGATTCGACGTCTCCTGGATGTTGCCAGTGGCGAGGTTAACAATGTGG ACACAATCGCCATGGTCCTGTTAGCACTGCGTTGCATAGTAACCGATCATCGCCACCGACATTTACAACATTTTGTACGACGACCCGCACAAGGTTTGGCCAGCCTACAAGGACCTCAAGGTAGTTTCGGTTCGTTACGAAGTACTGCTCTGGCAATGCAAGCTCTTCAAGATCTCGAACCAGATCCGGCTGGAAAGTGGAACAGAACAGCTGCTTCAGAGTGGTTACTTTCGAAGCAACGTTCTGATGGTGGTTGGACTGAAGAACCTCTGAAGGATGGACAA GAAGCATCTATTGGAGTTGGGTTAACAGCAGACATCATTCTCGCTTTAGGATGGAAAGGATTGGGCGCAGTACGTGCTTTGCAGTGTGACCACGTGATACGAGAATCAAATGACAACGTTTACGAGAACGGAGAACCTAAACTGGCCGTTCCTGTTGGTTTGACATCGTCTGTGGAGGAAGCCGAACCGCGGAATGTTTCCTACACCTACACGCTATGGGTGGGTACCAACGAAACCGAGGAGTATTGCTTGGATCTAACATCCCCAAAAAATACCACCTTTTTCCGGGCGATGAAACAGGCAGCTGAAATAGATTCCAG ATTTGCTTTCGAGGCACGGGAATGGCCTAACGGGCATTATGTTCACACACTCGCAGGCATGAAAGAAGAACCGAAAAG CTATCACTACTGGCTGTTGTATCGATTACCCGAGAAACCGGACGCGAAAAGTCCACCCGGTAATCAGTTGATTGCACCGTTAG GTGTGGACGAGCTTCTAGTCGAGGACGGCGAGCATTACCTCTACTGGTATAAAAAACTTTAA
- the LOC131435889 gene encoding eukaryotic translation initiation factor 3 subunit C, translated as MSRFFAGGSESDTDSSSDSEPIQRQAAPQFTFSDEEEDVKRVVRSTKEKRYEDLSNLIKSIRNYKKIKDMSSLLTSFEDLTRAYAKALPVITKVENGITPRFVIRALAELEDFINEVWEDRDGRKNLSKNNSKSLGALRQKFRKYIKEFESELKKFRESPDAADDDEEEEEKKDEEESEDEQVVAPMAARAVSFKKTVEKVKVEKEDDDSDDSIDWGSDSESDESSTDEETQYTSIRERFLKRADKDEGEDGEKKKEKKKVREAKDSRKSKRVDDDDEGWEVVNGNRSATSEQPKMFAKDAEIDVNLVINKLNEVMAARGKKRTDRKMQIEFLRELRTVADANNLGAAVAAKIRFNIVSAIFDYNPKVSEPMKLEHWSKLLEEIQALIKLLLANEDIHLSETVLDENEEYETAPYKIRGCMLTTVERLDDEFTKLLKECDPHSNDYVDRLKDEVTVTNVIEEVVKYVERLGDEMETCRIYLRKIDHLYYKFDPNVLKKRKGLLPAGTQTSVDEMERVCRFIYAKDQTDRLRTRAILSHIFHHALHDNWFQARDLVLMSHLQETIHHSDPPTQILYNRTMANLGLCAFRHGNVKDAHQCLVDLMMTGKPKELLAQGLVPQRQNERSLEQEKVEKQRQMPFHMHINLELLECVYLVSAMLLEIPYMAAHEFDARRRMISKTFYQQLRSSERQSLVGPPESMREHVVAAAKAMRHGDWNACANFIVNKKMNVKVWDLFYEADRVREMLARFIKEESLRTYLFTYSNVYASISVPYLSEMFDLPKSKVHSLISKMIINEELMASLDDPTETVVLHRSEPSRLQALSMQLSDKVTNLVDSNERIFEMKQGNFFQRGGNQGYNRDRQNYRNQNQNQNWSNNRRQDNRGNRGNRNQNHREHREQRDQHHRVEFIEDKAE; from the exons ATGTCTCGTTTCTTCGCTGGAGGCTCGGAATCGGATACCGATAGCTCTTCGGATAGTGAGCCAATCCAACGGCAGGCAGCACCACAATTCACT TTCAGCGATGAGGAAGAGGATGTTAAACGTGTTGTACGTTCGACCAAGGAAAAACGATACGAGGATTTATCTAATCTTATTAAGAGTATTCGCAACTATAAGAAGATCAAAGATATGTCCAGTTTACTAACCAGTTTCGAAGATTTGACGAGAGCATATGCAAAAGCCTTGCCGGTTATTACTAAAGTTGAAAATGGTATTACTCCGCGTTTCGTGATTCGTGCTTTGGCCGAGTTGGAAGACTTCATCAATGAGGTCTGGGAAGACAGAGATGGACGAAAAAATTTGTccaaaaacaattcaaaatctCTTGGAGCGTTGCGTCAAAAGTTCCGCAAGTATATTAAGGAGTTCGAGAGCGAATTAAAAAAGTTCCGCGAGTCTCCGGATGCTGCCGATGAcgacgaagaagaagaagagaaaAAGGATGAAGAAGAATCGGAAGACGAGCAAGTGGTGGCCCCTATGGCAGCACGAGCGGTATCTTTCAAGAAGACCGTCGAGAAAGTAAAGGTGGAAAAGGAGGACGATGATTCAGACGACTCAATTGACTGGGGTTCCGATTCTGAGTCTGATGAAAGCTCGACCGATGAAGAAACTCAGTACACCAGTATTCGCGAACGTTTCTTGAAACGAGCTGATAAAGACGAGGGTGAGGAtggtgagaaaaaaaaagaaaagaagaagGTTAGAGAAGCGAAGGATAGTCGTAAGAGTAAGCGTGTCGATGATGACGATGAAGGATGGGAGGTTGTCAATGGAAATCGTTCTGCTACTTCAGAACAACCAAAAATGTTTGCCAAGGATGCTGAAATTGATGTTAATTTGGTGATAAATAAATTGAATGAAGTGATGGCTGCTCGAGGTAAAAAAAGAACGGACAGAAAAATGCAAATTGAATTCCTGCGAGAATTACGTACAGTAGCTGATGCCAACAACTTGGGCGCTGCTGTTGCTGCCAAGATTCGATTCAATATCGTTTCGGCTATTTTCGATTATAACCCTAAAGTTTCAGAACCGATGAAACTAGAACATTGGTCAAAACTGCTTGAAGAAATACAAGCTCTTATAAAATTGTTACTTGCAAATGAAGACATCCATCTCTCCGAAACTGTGCTTGATGAAAATGAGGAATATGAAACTGCTCCTTACAAAATTCGTGGTTGTATGTTGACAACTGTGGAGCGCTTAGATGATGAATTTACTAAATTGCTTAAGGAATGCGATCCTCACAGTAATGATTATGTGGACCGATTGAAAGACGAAGTAACGGTGACCAATGTTATTGAAGAGGTAGTTAAATACGTTGAACGTCTGGGAGATGAGATGGAAACATGTAGAATTTATTTGCGCAAGATTGATCACCTGTACTACAAGTTTGACCCCAATGTTTTGAAAAAGCGAAAGGGATTGCTTCCTGCAGGTACGCAAACTTCGGTAGATGAAATGGAACGTGTTTGTCGTTTTATATACGCCAAGGATCAGACTGATCGTCTTCGAACCCGTGCTATTCTGTCGCATATTTTCCATCACGCGTTGCATGATAATTGGTTCCAGGCTCGTGATTTAGTATTAATGTCCCATCTACAGGAAACTATTCACCATTCGGATCCACCCACTCAAATTCTCTATAATCGGACAATGGCAAATCTAGGACTTTGTGCTTTCCGCCATGGAAACGTAAAAGACGCACACCAGTGTTTAGTAGATCTCATGATGACCGGTAAGCCAAAAGAGCTTCTCGCCCAAGGATTGGTACCACAACGCCAAAATGAGCGCTCGTTAGAGCAGGAGAAAGTAGAGAAACAACGTCAAATGCCATTCCACATGCACATCAATCTAGAGCTTCTGGAATGCGTTTATCTGGTTTCGGCTATGTTATTGGAAATCCCATATATGGCAGCCCATGAATTTGATGCTCGTCGTCGTATGATCAGTAAAACTTTCTATCAACAATTGCGTTCTTCGGAACGGCAGTCATTAGTAG GCCCTCCAGAATCCATGCGAGAACATGTTGTGGCAGCTGCGAAGGCTATGCGGCACGGAGATTGGAACGCGTGTGCAAATTTCATTGTCAATAAAAAAATGAACGTTAAGGTGTGGGACTTGTTCTACGAAGCTGATCGTGTTCGGGAGATGTTAGCCAGATTTATAAAGGAGGAGTCTCTCCGAACATACCTTTTCACATATTCCAATGTCTACGCTTCAATAAGCGTTCCTTATCTATCAGAAATGTTCGATTTACCCAAAAGTAAGGTGCACTCGTTAATCAGTAAAATGATTATCAACGAAGAATTGATGGCTTCATTGGATGATCCTACCGAAACGGTTGTCTTGCATCGATCAGAACCATCGCGTCTTCAAGCACTGTCAATGCAACTGTCCGATAAGGTTACAAATCTTGTAGATTCTAATGAGCGCATTTTCGAAATGAAACAAGGCAACTTCTTCCAACGTGGTGGCAATCAAGGTTACAACCGCGATCGTCAGAACTATCGCAACcagaatcaaaaccaaaattggAGTAACAATCGACGTCAGGATAACCGTGGCAACCGTGGTAATCGCAATCAAAATCACCGCGAACATCGAGAACAGCGTGACCAGCATCATCGTGTAGAATTCATTGAAGATAAGGCTGAGTAA